In Chrysoperla carnea chromosome 2, inChrCarn1.1, whole genome shotgun sequence, the following proteins share a genomic window:
- the LOC123292618 gene encoding uncharacterized transmembrane protein DDB_G0289901-like: MGYIVVPKEKDIIYYEGNSKENSPNNDGGFGIAKNSTYVGNGINNGFNNQQVNGGQLGINNQIGNSGDDVRNIALPTSVGGELGFNIQHGHTGHGIINGQSIQSHTGAGLGINLQQGNQLNGVGNGQNVPSLSGISNGQNVQNPTGTGFGLNFQQGNQLNGVINGQNVPSPSGVFNGQNNQNPTGIGFGLNFQQGNQLNGISNGQNVPIPSGVSNGQNIQSPTGTVFGLNNQQGNQLNGINNGQNVPSLSGVSNGQNIQSPTGTGFGLNNQQGNQLNGINNGQNVPSLSGVSNGQNIQSPTGTGFGLNNQQGNQLNGINNGQNFQYPNQANGQSVNGVTGQLGGYFPDGNYPPGGAGSSGGGSGGSNWNGGSGSSGGGSGGTGVGGGSNWGTGSGSGGSGSSGGGSGGTGVGGGSNWGTGSGSGGSGGGGGGSGGTGIGGGNNWGSGSGNGGTGGGSGGSGGTGIGGGSNWGNGSGNGGAGGGSGGSGGTGIGGGSNWGSGSGSGGDGGGSSGSGGTGIGGGSNWGSGSGNGGTGGGSGGSGGTGIGGGSNWGNGSGSGGTGGGGGSTGTGGVGGGGAPNWPAPSNPPQGTPSPTTSSPPESSSSSPGSPISPTLPPPTGGTSTQSTGSSDNGSGSNNSGGSSGSGGSQTESLAKYCKRLYGQFPITTACNKFVNCWNGIAHEQTCPAGLVFSHKGPYCDYPTNVNCDGRAYSPPPSPAGCQDGFGMYANPKNCSEFFRCNHGVPVKFSCANGTLFSSVTNTCDFSHKVVCPSSQKPPNTSGDTAGYFRANNNQITNTGGSSTSNEYYKFYKNVRSCQPGSVYKMKYDCTSLSVCRNGHVEDINCPEGTAYDIKAAACIQKAMAKCFQ; the protein is encoded by the exons ATGGGATATATTGTTGTTCCAAAGGagaaagatattatttattacgaaGGAAACTCCAAGGAAAATAGCCCCAATAATGATGGAGGATTCGGAATCGCTAAAAATAGTACATATGTGGGGAATGGCATAAATAATGGATTTAATAATCAACAAGTGAATGGAGGACAATTAGGAATTAATAATCAGATTGGAAACAGCGGAGATGATGTGCGTAATATTGCGCTTCCTACTTCTGTTGGAGGAGAGTTAGGATTTAATATTCAGCACGGACACACAGGACATGGTATAATTAATGGACAGAGCATTCAGAGCCATACTGGAGCAGGACTCGGGATTAATTTACAACAAGGAAATCAGTTAAATGGGGTAGGTAATGGACAAAACGTACCGAGCCTCAGTGGTATAAGTAATGGGCAGAATGTCCAGAACCCTACTGGAACTGGATTCGGGCTCAATTTTCAACAAGGAAATCAATTAAACGGTGTAATTAATGGACAAAATGTACCGAGCCCCAGTGGTGTATTTAATGGACAGAATAACCAGAACCCTACTGGAATTGGATTCGGGCTCAATTTTCAACAAGGAAATCAATTAAACGGTATAAGTAATGGACAAAATGTACCGATCCCCAGTGGTGTAAGTAATGGACAGAATATCCAGAGTCCTACTGGAACTGTATTCGGGCTCAATAATCAACAAGGAAATCAGTTAAATGGTATTAATAATGGACAAAATGTACCGAGCCTCAGTGGTGTAAGTAATGGACAGAATATCCAGAGCCCTACTGGAACTGGATTTGGTCTTAATAATCAACAAGGAAATCAGTTAAATGGTATTAATAATGGACAGAATGTACCGAGCCTCAGTGGTGTAAGTAATGGACAAAATATCCAGAGCCCTACTGGAACTGGATTTGGTCTTAATAATCAACAAGGAAATCAGTTAAATGGTATTAATAATGGACAGAATTTCCAATACCCTAATCAAGCTAATGGACAATCGGTAAATGGAGTGACAGGACAGTTGGGCGGATACTTTCCTGATGGCAACTACCCACCTGGAGGTGCTGGAAGTAGTGGAGGTGGGAGTGGGGGTAGCAATTGGAATGGTGGTTCTGGGAGTAGTGGTGGTGGAAGTGGCGGTACTGGAGTAGGTGGAGGTAGCAATTGGGGTACTGGTTCTGGAAGTGGTGGTTCTGGGAGTAGTGGTGGTGGAAGTGGCGGTACTGGAGTAGGTGGAGGTAGCAATTGGGGTACTGGTTCTGGAAGTGGTGGTTCTGGAGGTGGTGGTGGTGGAAGTGGCGGTACTGGAATTGGTGGTGGTAACAATTGGGGTAGTGGTTCTGGAAATGGTGGCACTGGAGGTGGTAGTGGTGGAAGTGGCGGTACTGGAATCGGTGGTGGTAGCAATTGGGGTAATGGTTCTGGAAATGGTGGTGCTGGAGGTGGTAGTGGTGGAAGTGGCGGTACTGGAATCGGTGGTGGTAGCAATTGGGGCAGTGGTTCTGGAAGTGGTGGTGATGGAGGTGGTAGTAGTGGAAGTGGCGGTACTGGAATCGGTGGGGGTAGCAATTGGGGTAGTGGTTCTGGAAATGGTGGCACTGGAGGTGGTAGTGGTGGAAGTGGCGGTACTGGAATCGGTGGGGGTAGCAATTGGGGTAATGGTTCTGGAAGTGGTGGTACTGGAGGTGGTGGTGGCAGTACAGGAACTGGTGGAGTTGGCGGTGGTGGTGCTCCCAATTGGCCCGCACCTTCCAACCCACCACAAGGTACTCCCAGCCCTACAACAAGTTCTCCGCCAGAAAGCAGCAGTTCATCGCCAGGTTCTCCCATCTCTCCAACCTTACCACCTCCCACGGGTGGAACATCTACTCAATCCACCGGGTCATCTGACAATGGTAGTGGTTCAAACAATTCAGGTGGATCTTCTGGTAGTGGAGGTTCCCAAACAG AATCCTTGGCTAAGTACTGTAAGCGTCTTTACGGTCAATTCCCTATTACAACCGCTTGCAATAAATTTGTCAATTGTTGGAATGGTATTGCTCATGAACAAACTTGTCCTGCCGGACTTGTATTTTCCCACAAAGGACCATACTGTGATTATCCAACTAATGTTAATTGTGATGGACGTGCTTatt cACCACCTCCATCTCCTGCAGGATGTCAAGATGGTTTTGGTATGTATGCAAATCCAAAGAATTGTAGTGAGTTCTTCAGATGTAATCACGGAGTTCCTGTGAAATTCTCATGTGCTAATGGAACATTGTTTAGTTCG gttaCGAATACATGTGATTTTTCTCATAAAGTAGTATGTCCTTCAAGCCAGAAACCTCCAAATACTTCTGGAGACACTGCGGGTTACTTTAGagcaaataataatcaaataacaaATACCGGAGGATCATCAACGTCTAAcgaatattacaaattttataagaatgttCGGAGTTGTCAGCCAGGGAgtgtatataaaatgaaatacgaTTGTACAAGTTTAAGTGTATGTAGAAATGGACATGTTGAAGATATAAATTGCCCTGAAGGAACAGCTTATGATATTAAAGCAGCAGCATGTATACAAAAAGCGATGGCAAAATG tttcCAATGA